The Sulfuricurvum sp. IAE1 DNA segment GATCATGCAGGTCCCCTTCGCCGTCGCCGACGCGACCGCACTGACCGAAGCGGGATACGTCGGCGAAGACGTCGAGAGCATCCTCAGCCGCCTCCTCGCCGCGGCGAACTACGACATCGACCTCGCACAGCGCGGTATCGTCTACATCGACGAGATCGACAAAATCGCCCGTAAAGGGGAGAGTTCCACGATGGGGCGCGACGTATCGGGTGAAGGGGTTCAGCAGGGATTGCTCAAAATCCTCGAGGGTGCCGAAGTCTACGTCCCCATCAAGGGGAGCCGCAAAAACTCCACCACCGAGACGGTGCTCTTCAACACCTCGCACGTCCTCTTCGTCTGCGGCGGTGCCTTCGTCGGCCTCGTCCCCGACACCCATACCAAAAAGTCCAACAAAGTCGGATTCGCCAAAAGCTCTGGCGACAAAGCTGCCAAGCCCAAAAAAATCGATGCCAAAGCGCTCGTCCACTACGGGATGATCCCCGAGTTCATCGGGCGTATCCCCGTCGTAGCACAGCTCACTGAACTCACCAAAGATCAGATGATCCAGATCCTCACCGAGCCCGACAACGCCCTCATCAAACAGTTCCAGGCGTTTTTCGACATGGACGGCATCGAGCTGAATTTTGATAAAAAAGCGCTCGAAGCGGTGGCACAAAAAGCGATCGATAGAGGGGTGGGAGCCCGCGGATTACGGGGAATTATCGAGGAGGCAATGCTGCCGTTGCAATACAGCTGCCCGTCCAAGAAGAATCTGCAAAGCGTCACGATCACCGACGCGGTCATCGACGATCCGACCAAAGAGCCTATTTTCGTTTATAAGCAAGAAGATCACGCCGAAGCGTGATCTTCCTAGTGTTTATTGCAGCTTCTGCGCTACGAGGTCGTTGACGACCTGAGGGTTGGCTTTTCCTCCGGTCGCTTTGAGCACCTGCCCGACAAAGAATCCGAACAGTTTGGTATTACCCGCTCTGTACTTTTCGACATTGTCGGGGTTTTTCGCCATCACGTCATCGATGATCGGCGAAATGAGCGCGGGGTCGCTGATCTGCACCAGTCCCTGCGCTTCGACGATCTGGGCGGGATTCTCGCCGCTTGTAACCATCTCTTCGAATACCTGTTTGGCGATTTTGTTGGAGATGATCTCCTCATCGATCATTTTGACCAGTTCGGCGATCTGCGCGGGGGTAAATTTCAGCTCACTCGCCTCTTTTTCTTTGAGCTCACGGGCCACTTCGTTGGAGACAATATTAGCCAATGTGACAGGGCTGTTGTACGCGGAGAGTGAGGCTTCGAAGAATGCAGAGAGTTTCTCATCCCGTGCGAGGGTGTTGGCCACTTCGTTCCCCAGTTTCATGGTCTCCGTATAGGTTTTATATCGGGCCTGCTCCGCTTCGCTCATCGGGGCCACTTCCCCCTCGACCTGCACCTTTTTCTCCGGCGCTTTGCGCTCAGGTTTGGCCGGGGTTTCATCCGCTTTGGCCTTTTTGTTCCACGAGTCTTTTAAGCCTACGATTTTGTTGAATACCGGCGCTTCGTCGGTGTAGTCGACCGGATCGGCGTAAAAATACCCCTGACGCTCGAACTGGAAGCGCACGTCGGGTTTTTCGGTGATGACGGCCGGTTCGATGAGGGCGTTTTTGATGATTTTCAGCGAGTCAGGATTGAGGTCTTCGACCCCCTCGGGCGCTTCGCAGGCGTAGAGACGGTCATAGAGTCGTACCTCGACCGTTTTCGCACTATGTGCATCGACCCATTGGATCGCACTTTTTACCTTGATACCGCTCGTGTCCGAACCGCTTTTGGAGTCGGGATGGTACGTTGCGATAATCTCGGTGATGTTGCCATCAGCGTCTTTGATCACCTCTTTGCACGAAATAATATAGGCGTGTTTGAGGCGCACCGGCTGTTCGGGTGTCAGGCGGTAAAATCCCGCGGGAGGGTTCTCGCTAAAATCGTCGCGCTCGATGTAGATCTCACGGGAAAACGGCAGTTTGCGTGACCCCTCTTTGGGGACGTCCTCGGGGTAATACGAGGCGTCGAGCTCTTCGGTGCCCTCATAGTTCTCGATGGTGATTTTAAGCGGGTCGAGGACACACATGACGCGCGGTACTTTGGTATTGAGATCGTCACGGATGCAGAATTCAAGCTGTGCGACATCGACCATCGAGTTGGCTTTGGCGATACCGATCTGATGACAGAAATTGAGGATCGACTCAGGGGTATATCCACGTCGGCGCAACCCTGCGATCGTCGGCATCCTAGGATCGTCCCAGCCGTTCACGTAGCCTTCGTTGACGAGTTCGAGGAGCTTTCGTTTGCTCATGACGGTGTAGTTAATCCCCAGACGCGCGAACTCGTGCTGATACGGGCGCGGTGATGTCAGCCCCAGCGTATCGAGCACCCAGTCATAGATGTCACGGTTGTTTTCAAACTCCAGCGTACAGATCGAGTGGGAAACCCCCTCGATATAGTCGGAGAGACAGTGACCGAAATCGTACATCGGGTAGATATGCCATGCATCGCCCGTGCGGTAGTGGTGGGCGTGACGGATGCGGTAGAGGAGCGGATCGCGCATCTTCATGTTCGCCGCGCTCATGTCGATTTTGGCACGCAAAACGTGTTCACCGTCTTTGAACTCGCCGTTTTTCATCCGCTCCAGCAGGTCGAGGTTCTCTTCGACGCTCCGCTCGGCATAGACGCTGCGGCGACCCGGTTCGGTGACCGTTCCGCGATACTCTCGGATCTCCTCTTCGCTCAGGCTGTCGACGTAGGCTTTGCCCATTTTGACGAGTTCGACGGCGTACGCATAAATCTGCGGGAAATAATCGGAGGTGTAGCGGACGTTCCCCTCCCATTTGAATCCCAGCCATTCGACGGCGTCTTTGAGCGCTTCGACGTAGCGGGTATCTTCGGTCGTGGGGTTGGTATCGTCCATTCGCAGGTTACAATGACCGTTGTAGTCCCGCGCGATCCCGAAGTTGATCGCGATCGATTTGGCGTGTCCGATGTGGGGGAAGCCGTTAGGCTCAGGGGGGAAGCGTGTCACGACTTCGTTATATTTGTGTGCTTTTAAATCTTCTTCGACGATGACACGTAAAAAATCTTTGCTCTCATTCATTGCTCTAAAACCTTCTCAATGGTAATGCTGTACTTTAAAAGTCGTATTTTATCGAATAAGTCCAATTATAACGATATTCAGAGACAGAATCCCATA contains these protein-coding regions:
- the clpX gene encoding ATP-dependent Clp protease ATP-binding subunit ClpX, whose protein sequence is MSATEKTCSFCGRKQSEVKKMFSSETTHICNECVSTCAGVLQKEVRYEQRSAMQQQLPVPEKIVEFLDKYIIGQEEAKKVLAVALYNHYKRIENPIYNNVELEKSNIMLVGPTGSGKTLLAKSLSKIMQVPFAVADATALTEAGYVGEDVESILSRLLAAANYDIDLAQRGIVYIDEIDKIARKGESSTMGRDVSGEGVQQGLLKILEGAEVYVPIKGSRKNSTTETVLFNTSHVLFVCGGAFVGLVPDTHTKKSNKVGFAKSSGDKAAKPKKIDAKALVHYGMIPEFIGRIPVVAQLTELTKDQMIQILTEPDNALIKQFQAFFDMDGIELNFDKKALEAVAQKAIDRGVGARGLRGIIEEAMLPLQYSCPSKKNLQSVTITDAVIDDPTKEPIFVYKQEDHAEA
- a CDS encoding glutamine--tRNA ligase/YqeY domain fusion protein, whose amino-acid sequence is MNESKDFLRVIVEEDLKAHKYNEVVTRFPPEPNGFPHIGHAKSIAINFGIARDYNGHCNLRMDDTNPTTEDTRYVEALKDAVEWLGFKWEGNVRYTSDYFPQIYAYAVELVKMGKAYVDSLSEEEIREYRGTVTEPGRRSVYAERSVEENLDLLERMKNGEFKDGEHVLRAKIDMSAANMKMRDPLLYRIRHAHHYRTGDAWHIYPMYDFGHCLSDYIEGVSHSICTLEFENNRDIYDWVLDTLGLTSPRPYQHEFARLGINYTVMSKRKLLELVNEGYVNGWDDPRMPTIAGLRRRGYTPESILNFCHQIGIAKANSMVDVAQLEFCIRDDLNTKVPRVMCVLDPLKITIENYEGTEELDASYYPEDVPKEGSRKLPFSREIYIERDDFSENPPAGFYRLTPEQPVRLKHAYIISCKEVIKDADGNITEIIATYHPDSKSGSDTSGIKVKSAIQWVDAHSAKTVEVRLYDRLYACEAPEGVEDLNPDSLKIIKNALIEPAVITEKPDVRFQFERQGYFYADPVDYTDEAPVFNKIVGLKDSWNKKAKADETPAKPERKAPEKKVQVEGEVAPMSEAEQARYKTYTETMKLGNEVANTLARDEKLSAFFEASLSAYNSPVTLANIVSNEVARELKEKEASELKFTPAQIAELVKMIDEEIISNKIAKQVFEEMVTSGENPAQIVEAQGLVQISDPALISPIIDDVMAKNPDNVEKYRAGNTKLFGFFVGQVLKATGGKANPQVVNDLVAQKLQ